One genomic region from Campylobacter concisus encodes:
- a CDS encoding DNA polymerase produces the protein MNVTDSWLYGGGDLRIGLSINNSLEQVRKLKAEYPKKYEEYKKRFLKDSFTKDGKHYTKVSKGRWVELNSDLICYAIDGWLIKERFLKSLPALTSLREDVAAKAKSQKFIKGLDGRTLKIRSAHSALNVLLQSAGAIVMKQYLITLDELLQRELRAGEDYEFVANIHDEVQIQVKEEYVTRVSEICLKSFELVTEFFKFRIPLAGEAKIGNSWKETH, from the coding sequence TTGAACGTAACTGATAGCTGGCTTTATGGCGGAGGAGACTTAAGGATAGGCTTAAGTATCAACAACTCCTTAGAGCAAGTTAGGAAACTTAAGGCTGAGTATCCTAAAAAATATGAAGAATACAAAAAGAGATTTCTAAAAGATAGCTTTACAAAAGATGGTAAGCATTACACTAAGGTAAGCAAAGGCAGATGGGTGGAGCTTAACTCTGATCTTATCTGCTATGCCATAGATGGTTGGCTTATCAAAGAGAGATTTTTAAAAAGCTTACCAGCTCTTACAAGCCTACGTGAAGACGTGGCAGCTAAAGCAAAATCCCAAAAGTTTATTAAAGGTTTAGATGGGCGAACGCTAAAGATACGCTCAGCACACTCAGCTCTTAACGTGCTCTTACAAAGTGCTGGAGCTATTGTGATGAAGCAGTATCTAATAACCCTTGATGAACTCTTACAAAGGGAGCTAAGGGCTGGAGAAGATTATGAGTTTGTGGCAAACATTCACGACGAGGTGCAAATCCAAGTCAAGGAAGAGTATGTCACTAGAGTTAGTGAGATATGCCTAAAGAGTTTTGAGCTTGTTACGGAGTTCTTTAAGTTTAGGATACCACTAGCAGGAGAAGCCAAGATAGGCAACTCTTGGAAAGAAACACATTAA
- a CDS encoding YopX family protein: MMRPRYRAWDKEQEKMYYDVEHIYDDWKTSCASFGAMLENTKRFDVMQYTGKKDINNHRIFEKDIVSFRTLNGTELIGKVKYYEDGASFLITAKERYAEYLNNVSDLEVLGNTYENKELLND; this comes from the coding sequence ATGATGAGACCAAGATATAGAGCATGGGATAAAGAACAAGAGAAAATGTACTATGACGTAGAGCATATCTATGACGACTGGAAAACCAGCTGCGCTTCTTTTGGAGCTATGCTAGAGAATACTAAGCGTTTTGATGTTATGCAATACACTGGTAAAAAGGATATTAATAACCACAGAATATTTGAAAAAGATATTGTAAGTTTTCGCACACTAAATGGCACGGAGCTTATAGGAAAAGTCAAATACTATGAGGATGGTGCAAGCTTTTTAATAACAGCTAAAGAACGTTACGCGGAGTATCTTAATAATGTTTCTGACTTGGAAGTCTTAGGTAACACCTATGAAAATAAGGAGTTACTCAATGACTAA
- a CDS encoding DNA polymerase → MLVFDIETDGLLNELSKIHTMTIYDTDTKQYKRYDKEHTSEGVARLDGAEICGHNIIAFDIPAIKKLYPSFKPKKILDTLVMVRLALADIKKYDLAKKAISTKLYGSHSLRAWGERLGVLKGDYGETTDWQEWSEEMSDYCEQDVRVTVALLEYLKKFNLEDSYALTLEHKVQEIISRQIAFGFMFDKDKAEDFYIMLLQRQSELLKEFREMFPPRLESKGEFIPKVNNKTKGYTKGVPFTKLKLKEFKPSSGADIAKFFIEKYKWHPESYTDTREPKVDTEVLESLSYPEAPKLCEYQLISKRLSQLATGSQALIGCCELDERIHGYVNSCGAVTGRMTHSSPNLAQVPAVKLDKEGNYLYGAAGDYQTEFRELFIVPKGYKLVGCDASGLELRTLSHYLARYDDGAYGREVVSGDIHTANQKAAGLPTRNSAKTFILTNKLRMTLWVTIMTKTRLIQGNSY, encoded by the coding sequence ATGCTAGTTTTTGACATTGAGACTGATGGCTTACTTAATGAGCTATCCAAGATACACACAATGACTATCTATGATACAGATACAAAACAATATAAAAGATATGACAAAGAACATACTAGCGAAGGTGTAGCTAGACTTGATGGTGCTGAGATATGTGGTCATAACATTATAGCCTTTGATATACCAGCTATAAAGAAGCTATACCCCTCCTTTAAACCTAAGAAAATCCTAGACACCCTTGTGATGGTTAGGCTAGCCTTAGCAGATATAAAGAAGTACGACCTAGCAAAGAAAGCTATAAGCACTAAACTTTATGGCTCACACTCATTAAGAGCTTGGGGAGAGCGTTTAGGAGTTTTAAAGGGAGATTACGGAGAGACTACTGACTGGCAAGAGTGGAGCGAAGAGATGAGCGACTACTGCGAGCAAGACGTTAGAGTAACAGTAGCTCTATTAGAATATCTTAAGAAGTTTAACCTAGAGGATAGCTATGCCCTTACCTTAGAGCATAAGGTACAAGAGATTATCTCAAGACAGATAGCTTTTGGATTTATGTTTGATAAGGACAAGGCTGAGGACTTCTACATAATGCTACTACAAAGACAAAGTGAGCTCTTAAAAGAGTTTAGAGAAATGTTTCCACCTAGACTAGAGAGCAAGGGAGAGTTTATCCCAAAGGTCAATAACAAGACTAAAGGATACACAAAGGGTGTGCCATTTACGAAGCTAAAGCTAAAGGAGTTTAAGCCAAGCTCAGGAGCTGATATAGCTAAATTCTTTATAGAAAAATATAAATGGCATCCTGAAAGCTATACGGATACTAGAGAGCCTAAGGTTGATACAGAGGTCTTAGAGAGCCTAAGCTACCCTGAAGCCCCTAAGCTCTGTGAGTATCAGCTAATATCCAAAAGACTTTCACAGCTAGCTACTGGCTCACAAGCTCTTATAGGGTGCTGTGAGCTAGACGAGCGTATTCACGGATATGTAAATAGCTGTGGAGCGGTAACTGGTAGGATGACACACTCATCTCCGAACCTCGCACAAGTGCCTGCTGTAAAGCTAGACAAAGAAGGTAACTACCTTTATGGAGCAGCAGGAGATTATCAAACAGAGTTTAGAGAACTCTTTATAGTACCTAAGGGCTACAAGTTAGTTGGCTGTGATGCTAGCGGACTTGAGCTTAGGACACTCTCACATTATCTAGCACGTTATGATGACGGAGCTTATGGACGTGAGGTAGTTAGTGGAGATATACACACAGCAAACCAAAAGGCTGCTGGACTGCCTACGAGAAACTCAGCAAAAACTTTCATCTTGACTAACAAGTTAAGGATGACTTTATGGGTAACTATAATGACAAAAACAAGGTTAATTCAGGGGAACTCTTACTAG
- a CDS encoding DNA cytosine methyltransferase — MRLGSLFSGLGTAEIATKAVFDDARCVFACEIDKYARASFEANVSCEEFYKDIREIDGSKYKDKIDILIGGSPCQDFSLAGLRAGIAGERGQLLYEYLRVLKEARPKYFVFENVKGLLSINKGKTFNTLLEYVKELGYFLTYQILNTKDYGIPQNRERLYLVGSKEDLGISFKKPIKLTKSIKDFLDTNNNKYLNKPYELLPKPIGSSIIQVAKVDSARLDRARVYSIAGISPCLLAAAGTGGNNQVKVLIQDKIRVLSPREYLRLQGFDNSYKIVVSNSQMYKQAGNAMSLNVLTMVLESIKEAHKGV, encoded by the coding sequence ATGAGATTAGGCTCGCTATTTAGTGGGCTTGGAACTGCTGAGATAGCTACTAAGGCTGTGTTTGATGATGCTAGATGCGTCTTTGCTTGTGAGATAGATAAGTATGCTAGAGCTAGCTTTGAAGCTAACGTCTCTTGTGAAGAGTTTTACAAAGATATAAGAGAGATAGATGGCTCTAAATACAAAGATAAGATAGACATCTTAATAGGTGGTAGCCCTTGTCAAGACTTCTCTCTTGCAGGTTTAAGGGCAGGCATAGCAGGAGAAAGAGGACAACTTCTCTATGAATACCTAAGAGTTTTAAAAGAAGCTAGACCAAAGTATTTTGTCTTTGAAAACGTTAAAGGACTTCTAAGTATAAACAAGGGTAAGACTTTTAACACATTACTAGAATACGTTAAAGAACTGGGATATTTCTTAACATATCAAATCCTTAACACTAAAGACTACGGCATACCTCAAAACAGAGAGAGACTATATTTAGTTGGAAGTAAAGAGGATTTAGGTATTAGCTTTAAAAAGCCTATAAAGCTCACTAAGAGCATCAAAGACTTCTTGGATACTAATAACAACAAGTATTTAAACAAACCTTATGAACTCTTACCAAAACCAATAGGCTCATCCATCATTCAAGTGGCGAAGGTAGATAGTGCTAGGTTAGATAGAGCAAGAGTTTATAGCATTGCTGGTATCTCTCCTTGCTTACTAGCAGCAGCAGGAACAGGCGGAAACAATCAAGTTAAAGTGCTTATACAAGACAAGATAAGAGTTTTATCTCCAAGAGAGTATCTAAGACTTCAAGGCTTTGATAATAGCTACAAGATAGTTGTTAGTAACTCTCAAATGTATAAGCAAGCAGGAAATGCAATGAGCTTAAATGTGCTTACTATGGTTTTAGAAAGTATCAAAGAAGCTCATAAAGGTGTCTAG
- a CDS encoding helix-turn-helix domain-containing protein, protein MAKKIIINQEKQVLEFLKLGLRLNPVVATRELGLIGSTLAYHIHNLRHKGWNITTKLKRSKYSNSKYAEYKLDPSWRLLSEAEKREALDGRRIFNIRNFKIDDRVELIDGTKGFVTGVYKSGLLVMEDERGKELLVKLEDVAQKLRR, encoded by the coding sequence ATGGCTAAAAAGATAATAATCAACCAAGAAAAACAAGTCCTAGAGTTTTTAAAGCTTGGACTTAGACTTAACCCAGTGGTTGCTACAAGAGAGCTAGGGCTTATTGGCTCAACTCTAGCCTACCACATACATAACCTAAGGCACAAGGGCTGGAACATCACTACAAAGCTAAAGAGGTCAAAGTACAGCAACTCTAAATATGCTGAATATAAGCTAGACCCATCTTGGAGACTTCTAAGTGAAGCAGAGAAGCGAGAAGCACTAGATGGACGGCGTATATTTAACATAAGAAACTTCAAAATAGATGACAGAGTAGAACTAATAGATGGAACGAAAGGCTTTGTAACAGGTGTTTATAAGTCTGGTCTTTTAGTTATGGAAGATGAGAGAGGCAAAGAGCTGTTAGTAAAACTAGAAGACGTAGCACAAAAGCTAAGGAGATAG
- a CDS encoding DnaB-like helicase C-terminal domain-containing protein gives MADFLRHEPCELCGSSDGKAIYSDGSTYCFVCEKAGKADDMKQTQKPEPKVKGAMITNGAIKPLNKREISYATCAFWNYQIGKDSKGNTCQIANYYNDKQEVVAQKVRYPDKSFAVLGDKHLPLYGAQLWSKENANSIIIVEGEIDALSVSQVYNNKRPVVSIPNGAQGAKKALAKQLDYLSQYETIILALDNDEVGRKAMLECATLFKAGSVKLCYWSGGKDANDMLVKGMLADIHKNIKEAKAWRPEGIISSNELSLDDLKAPVKQGIAYPYPRLQEMTLGSRGGELIIWTAGSGIGKSTILRELAYHFVLASDNAKIGMIFLEENIKKTAQAFIALDNNISLAKLRYNPSLLTPEEWQASKVKLFDSGRVIFYKHFGSLESEHLLSEIRYMVVGLGVTHVFLDHISIAISGNESENERKDIDMLMTSLRSLVEETGCHIDAIVHLKRTSKGSFNEGAQVSLSDLRGSGALEQLSDSVIALERNQQADGDAKDTSTLRILKNREIGITGVADSLRYNRETGRLEAIEEDDNEHFKVVENKAVENTDF, from the coding sequence ATGGCAGACTTTCTGAGACACGAGCCTTGTGAGCTCTGTGGCAGTAGTGATGGTAAAGCTATTTACTCTGATGGCTCTACATATTGCTTTGTGTGTGAGAAAGCAGGAAAGGCAGATGATATGAAGCAAACACAAAAACCTGAGCCAAAAGTAAAAGGTGCAATGATAACTAATGGAGCTATCAAACCTCTAAATAAGAGGGAGATAAGCTATGCTACTTGTGCTTTTTGGAATTATCAGATAGGCAAGGACAGCAAAGGCAACACGTGTCAGATAGCAAATTACTACAACGATAAGCAAGAGGTAGTGGCTCAGAAAGTTAGATACCCTGATAAAAGCTTTGCAGTTCTTGGAGACAAGCATCTCCCATTATATGGAGCACAGCTTTGGAGCAAGGAGAACGCAAATAGCATAATCATTGTAGAGGGAGAGATAGATGCCCTTAGCGTTTCTCAGGTCTATAACAATAAACGACCAGTAGTTAGCATACCTAATGGAGCTCAGGGAGCTAAGAAAGCTTTAGCTAAGCAACTAGATTATCTTAGTCAATATGAAACTATTATCTTAGCTCTTGATAATGACGAGGTAGGACGTAAGGCTATGCTAGAGTGTGCTACTTTATTCAAAGCAGGTAGTGTAAAGCTATGCTACTGGAGCGGTGGTAAAGATGCTAATGATATGCTTGTAAAAGGAATGCTAGCTGATATTCATAAGAACATTAAAGAGGCAAAGGCATGGAGACCTGAGGGCATCATAAGCTCAAACGAGTTAAGCCTAGATGATTTAAAAGCTCCAGTAAAACAAGGCATAGCCTACCCCTACCCTAGACTTCAAGAGATGACACTAGGTTCAAGAGGTGGCGAGCTTATCATTTGGACTGCTGGAAGCGGTATAGGCAAATCCACAATACTTCGTGAGCTAGCCTATCACTTTGTGTTAGCTTCGGACAATGCAAAGATAGGGATGATATTTCTTGAAGAGAACATAAAGAAGACAGCTCAAGCCTTTATAGCTCTTGATAACAACATCTCACTTGCAAAGCTAAGATACAACCCAAGTCTATTAACCCCTGAGGAGTGGCAAGCTTCTAAGGTTAAACTCTTTGATAGTGGCAGAGTAATCTTTTATAAACACTTTGGCTCACTAGAGAGCGAACACCTACTAAGCGAGATACGCTATATGGTTGTAGGACTTGGAGTAACCCACGTATTCTTAGACCATATAAGCATAGCTATAAGTGGTAATGAGAGCGAAAATGAACGTAAGGACATTGATATGCTTATGACCTCTTTACGCTCACTTGTAGAAGAGACTGGGTGTCATATAGATGCGATAGTCCATCTTAAACGAACAAGCAAAGGAAGCTTTAACGAGGGAGCTCAAGTAAGCTTATCAGACCTAAGAGGTAGTGGAGCACTAGAGCAACTAAGTGATAGTGTAATCGCCCTTGAACGTAACCAACAAGCTGACGGAGATGCTAAAGATACTTCGACACTTCGTATCCTAAAGAACAGAGAGATAGGGATAACTGGAGTGGCTGATAGCCTAAGATATAACAGAGAGACTGGTAGGCTTGAAGCAATAGAAGAAGATGACAATGAACACTTTAAAGTTGTAGAAAACAAAGCTGTGGAAAACACGGACTTTTAA